AAAAACTCGTTAAGCACTTTAGGCCTTCAATTACCAGGCAGCTACTCTGCTACTGTAATCCCCACGAGTGATCTCAGTTCAGCAGCTTTTGCATTTAATCCGTTAGATATTGTTTTTAATGCTGCCTCTTCTCGTGGCGGCGGCCGAGTGCTTGCGAACCCAAAGCTTTTATGCCGAAGCGGTGAAGCAGCTCACTTTGTTGCTGGCGGCGAGATTCCAATTAAAATAATGAATACTCGAATTCACGATGTTATTTGGAAGCGTTATGGTGTGATTTTAGACATCACTCCACTTGCAGATTATCAAAATCGCATTTCAACAAAACTTGTAACCGAAGTTAGTTTAATTGATGACAGTCGCGTTATTGATGGAATCCCCGGGTTATTCACCAATCGCATAGAAACTCATTTTGATCTCAATGGTTCAAAAACAATTGCTCTCTCTGGTCTTATTAAGAGCGAATTGGGTCGAAGCACTACATCGAACTCACTTTTGGGAGAAATACCTATACTGGGAGAACTTTTTAAAAGCCGAGATTATAAAGATAGTAAAACCGAACTTGTAGTGTTCGTAACACCACGAGTGATTTCACCTTACGACACAAATCAAAAGCCTCCTCAAATTCCTCAGTGGAGTGATGATGACTTATGATGCATGAAAAAGCTTATTCAATTATTCAAGATACATTAGGAGATATGGGAGAAGAAAACTTAGAAAGTCTTCTCAAAAAGAATATTCAAAAAAATATTATATCAAATAACCATGAATCATCTAAACTTTTCACATCACTCTTTGAAGAGCTAGAAGGTTATGGGCCGCTTAAAGAATTAATGGAAGACAAGCTGATCACAGAAATACTGGTAAACGGACATCAGCATATCTATTATGAAAAAAATGGGAAATTACATTTCCACAACTCTCAATTCACATCAGAAATTACACTTAATCGACTCATCCATAGGCTTCTTATAAAAATGGACAAAACTGCCGACGCTCGTCACCCGCTTGTTGATGGCACAATTGATAATGGTACTCGAGTTCACATTGCCCTTGCCCCTGTGACCGAAGTTCCAACTTTAAGTATTCGTCGTCACACATTTCGAAAATGGACACTAAATGATCTTGTAAATACAGGTATGTTAACTAATGACATGCTTATAAAATTTAAAGGATGGATCACTGATAAAAAAAACATTCTCATCTGCGGCTCTACTGGTTCTGGTAAAACAACTCTCATGCGTGCAGCCCTTAGTTGTGTTTCCGAGCAAGAGCGTATTATTACACTTGAAGATACTGCTGAAATTGGAAAACTTGGCCCCCATGTTGTGAATTTAGTTACCCGTGAGAATCCTGACGATATGTACCCTGCGATTAATCTTCAAACGCTTTTGCGACATAGTTTAAGAATGCGACCTGATCGCATTATTGTAGGAGAAGTGAGAGGGGCCGAAGCTTTAGTACTATTAGACGCTTT
This DNA window, taken from Oligoflexia bacterium, encodes the following:
- a CDS encoding ATPase, T2SS/T4P/T4SS family — its product is MMHEKAYSIIQDTLGDMGEENLESLLKKNIQKNIISNNHESSKLFTSLFEELEGYGPLKELMEDKLITEILVNGHQHIYYEKNGKLHFHNSQFTSEITLNRLIHRLLIKMDKTADARHPLVDGTIDNGTRVHIALAPVTEVPTLSIRRHTFRKWTLNDLVNTGMLTNDMLIKFKGWITDKKNILICGSTGSGKTTLMRAALSCVSEQERIITLEDTAEIGKLGPHVVNLVTRENPDDMYPAINLQTLLRHSLRMRPDRIIVGEVRGAEALVLLDALATGHQGSMCTLHGATAAQALRRLESLVSRAAPQWDILTVRQLIADAIGIIIVVQKENGLRKITQAVEISSFESFGFLLNPLI